One Micromonospora craniellae genomic region harbors:
- a CDS encoding YlxR family protein, protein MARRALPERTCVGCRRRAPASELLRIVAVGDEAGFSLRPDPARRLPGRGANMHPDPACFAQAVRRRAFGRALRLAGVPDDGALAEYLTR, encoded by the coding sequence GTGGCACGACGCGCGCTGCCGGAGCGCACCTGTGTGGGTTGCCGACGGCGGGCGCCGGCCAGTGAACTACTGCGGATCGTCGCGGTCGGCGACGAGGCTGGATTCAGCCTCCGACCCGATCCGGCCCGCAGACTGCCGGGTCGGGGAGCGAACATGCACCCAGATCCGGCCTGCTTCGCGCAGGCAGTGCGGCGTCGCGCCTTCGGGCGCGCGCTGCGCCTCGCCGGGGTTCCGGATGACGGCGCCCTCGCGGAGTACCTGACGCGTTAA
- the nusA gene encoding transcription termination factor NusA: MNIDLAALRALEREREIPFDTILAAIETALLTAYRHTEGAQSHARVEIDRKTGVALVYAQELGDEGTVEREWDDTPHDFGRIAAMTAKQVILQRLREATDEVHFGEYAGRDGDLVTGVVQAHEARAEKGIVTVDLGKLEGVLPQSEQVPGERYTHGERIRCVVVHVAKGMRGPQITLSRTHPNLVKKLFALEVPEIADGTVEISAIAREAGHRTKIAVRSTTPGVNAKGACIGPMGQRVRAVMSELHGEKIDIIDWSDDPATFVGNALSPAKALRVEVVDLGARAARVTVPDFQLSLAIGREGQNARLAARLTGWRIDIRSDAEQSGSGGRPGADHVREPGGAVSGS, translated from the coding sequence GTGAACATAGACCTCGCGGCGCTGCGCGCACTCGAGCGCGAGCGGGAGATTCCGTTCGACACGATCCTCGCGGCGATCGAGACCGCGCTGTTGACCGCGTACCGGCACACCGAGGGTGCGCAGTCGCACGCCCGGGTGGAGATCGACCGTAAGACCGGTGTGGCCCTGGTCTACGCCCAGGAACTGGGCGACGAGGGCACCGTGGAACGGGAGTGGGACGACACTCCGCACGACTTCGGGCGGATCGCCGCGATGACCGCCAAGCAGGTCATCCTGCAGCGGTTGCGGGAGGCCACCGACGAGGTGCACTTCGGCGAGTACGCCGGCCGCGACGGTGACCTGGTGACCGGTGTGGTGCAGGCGCACGAGGCCCGAGCCGAGAAGGGCATCGTCACGGTCGACCTGGGCAAGCTGGAGGGGGTGCTGCCCCAGTCCGAGCAGGTGCCCGGGGAGCGGTACACCCACGGCGAGCGGATTCGCTGCGTGGTGGTGCACGTGGCCAAGGGGATGCGCGGCCCGCAGATCACGTTGTCGCGTACGCATCCGAACCTGGTGAAGAAACTCTTCGCCCTGGAGGTTCCGGAGATCGCCGACGGTACGGTCGAGATCAGCGCGATCGCGCGTGAGGCCGGTCACCGTACGAAGATCGCGGTCCGGTCCACCACTCCCGGAGTCAACGCCAAGGGCGCCTGTATCGGCCCGATGGGGCAGCGGGTCCGGGCGGTGATGAGCGAGCTGCACGGCGAGAAGATCGACATCATCGACTGGTCGGACGACCCGGCGACCTTCGTCGGCAACGCGTTGTCACCGGCCAAGGCGCTGCGGGTCGAGGTGGTGGACCTGGGTGCCCGGGCGGCCCGGGTGACGGTGCCGGATTTCCAGCTCTCCCTGGCGATCGGGCGGGAAGGGCAGAATGCCCGGCTTGCTGCCCGGTTGACCGGATGGCGGATCGACATCCGGTCCGACGCCGAGCAGTCTGGCTCCGGCGGCCGACCCGGGGCTGATCACGTCCGGGAACCGGGCGGAGCGGTCTCGGGTAGCTAG
- the rimP gene encoding ribosome maturation factor RimP: MTQRGRATRTTGRPRGGQAPRGGPAPRSAQGPRGDLAARRERLRAVIAPVVAEAGYDLEDLAVSRAGRRHVVRVIVDADGGINLDAVADVSRAVSAALDAAEETGGDIVAGEYQLEVSSPGVDRPLTLPRHWRRNVGRLVRVTVRGGGTADGRPAGDRQVTGRVVEADDEHVVLETDADRAGWAYAELGPGRVQVEFSRLDELAESEDVDDDDDDDVEDEER, translated from the coding sequence ATGACGCAGCGTGGCCGTGCCACCAGAACGACGGGGCGACCCCGTGGCGGCCAGGCACCGCGAGGCGGTCCCGCGCCGCGCAGCGCGCAGGGGCCCCGGGGTGACCTGGCCGCCCGCCGCGAGCGGCTGCGCGCGGTGATCGCACCGGTGGTCGCCGAGGCCGGCTACGACCTGGAGGACCTGGCCGTGTCCCGGGCCGGTCGACGGCATGTGGTACGTGTGATCGTCGATGCCGACGGCGGCATCAACCTGGACGCGGTCGCCGACGTGTCGCGGGCGGTCTCGGCAGCGCTGGACGCGGCCGAGGAGACCGGCGGCGACATCGTCGCCGGGGAGTACCAGCTGGAGGTCAGCTCGCCGGGGGTGGACCGTCCGCTGACTCTGCCCCGGCACTGGCGGCGCAACGTGGGCCGACTGGTCCGGGTGACCGTGCGCGGCGGCGGGACGGCCGACGGCCGACCGGCCGGCGACCGGCAGGTCACCGGCCGGGTGGTCGAGGCCGACGACGAGCACGTGGTGCTGGAGACGGACGCCGACCGCGCCGGGTGGGCGTACGCCGAGCTCGGGCCGGGCCGGGTGCAGGTCGAGTTCAGCCGCCTCGACGAACTGGCCGAATCAGAAGACGTCGACGACGATGACGATGACGATGTGGAGGACGAGGAGAGGTGA
- a CDS encoding ferritin-like domain-containing protein, with protein MSEWVTGRSAPAGPGEALAGALTAEYAAIWAYGPIGVRLTGDERKAAADAEAAHRGRRDALVMQISTGGGTVPPDRAGYALPFAVTDRVSALRLAIEVEERTAAFWRAALPVSTGAEREQALAALVEYAVRATRWRRSAGTTPLTVPFPGRPT; from the coding sequence ATGAGCGAGTGGGTCACCGGACGCAGTGCGCCCGCCGGGCCGGGCGAGGCGCTCGCCGGGGCGTTGACCGCCGAGTACGCGGCCATCTGGGCCTACGGCCCGATCGGGGTACGCCTGACCGGCGACGAACGGAAGGCCGCCGCCGACGCGGAGGCGGCCCACCGAGGCCGGCGGGACGCCCTGGTGATGCAGATCAGCACCGGCGGCGGGACCGTGCCACCGGACCGGGCCGGCTACGCCCTGCCCTTCGCGGTGACCGACCGGGTCAGCGCGCTGCGGTTGGCGATCGAGGTGGAGGAGCGTACGGCGGCGTTCTGGCGGGCGGCGCTGCCGGTCAGCACCGGGGCCGAGCGGGAGCAGGCCCTGGCCGCCCTGGTCGAGTACGCGGTCCGCGCGACGCGCTGGCGGCGCAGCGCCGGCACCACCCCGTTGACCGTGCCGTTCCCCGGTCGTCCCACCTGA
- a CDS encoding PadR family transcriptional regulator translates to MSIRHGLLALLERGQMYGYQLRAAFEESTGSTWPLNIGQVYTTLSRLERDGLVRSLPESEAGQRPYEITEAGRADLTLWFATPISRNDRPRDELAIKLALALTTPGVDVRTVVQTQRTATMRTLQELTRLKYSSDRPEDLPWRLVLDAMVFQAEAEVRWLDHCETSLVRHRPPAPGPTPLPEAAGRSGEEAWR, encoded by the coding sequence ATGTCCATCCGTCACGGCCTGCTCGCCCTGCTCGAACGCGGCCAGATGTACGGCTACCAGCTCCGGGCCGCCTTCGAGGAGTCGACCGGCTCCACCTGGCCGCTCAACATCGGGCAGGTCTACACGACCCTGTCCCGCTTGGAGCGGGACGGACTGGTGCGGTCGTTGCCGGAGAGCGAGGCCGGGCAGCGGCCGTACGAGATCACCGAAGCCGGGCGGGCGGACCTGACGCTGTGGTTCGCCACCCCGATCAGCCGCAACGACCGCCCCCGTGACGAACTGGCGATCAAGCTGGCGCTGGCGCTGACCACGCCGGGGGTGGACGTCCGCACGGTGGTGCAGACCCAGCGCACCGCGACGATGCGGACACTCCAGGAACTGACCCGGCTGAAGTACTCCAGCGACCGGCCCGAGGACCTGCCGTGGCGGCTGGTGCTGGACGCGATGGTCTTCCAGGCCGAGGCGGAGGTGCGCTGGCTCGACCATTGCGAGACCAGCCTGGTACGGCACCGCCCCCCGGCCCCCGGCCCGACGCCACTGCCCGAGGCAGCGGGCCGCAGTGGTGAGGAGGCCTGGCGGTGA
- a CDS encoding ABC transporter ATP-binding protein, whose amino-acid sequence MLELREVHRTHGSGPAAVHALRGVSLVVRPGELVAVMGPSGSGKSTLLTLAGGLDSPTTGEVRVEGQPLHALDRRGLARLRRRRIGYIFQHLNLIGSLTAAENVSLPLELDGAGVRRARRLALDALTEVGLAELGDRFPDQLSGGQQQRVAIARALVGERRLVLADEPTGALDSQTGEAVLRLLRRRVDAGAAGVLVTHEARHAAWADRVVFLRDGVEVDSTAPLVGIDALLSGSAR is encoded by the coding sequence GTGCTGGAGCTGCGGGAGGTGCACCGGACCCACGGCAGCGGCCCGGCCGCGGTGCACGCGCTGCGCGGGGTGAGCCTGGTCGTCCGTCCCGGCGAACTGGTCGCCGTGATGGGTCCCTCCGGCTCCGGCAAGTCCACCCTGCTGACGCTGGCCGGTGGGCTGGACAGCCCGACCACCGGTGAGGTCCGCGTCGAAGGGCAGCCGCTGCACGCCCTGGACCGCCGTGGCCTGGCCCGGCTCCGCCGCCGCCGGATCGGCTACATCTTCCAGCACCTCAACCTCATCGGCAGCCTGACCGCCGCCGAGAACGTCTCGCTCCCCCTCGAACTCGACGGCGCGGGCGTCCGGCGGGCCCGCCGGCTGGCGCTCGACGCGCTGACCGAGGTGGGTCTCGCCGAACTCGGCGACCGGTTCCCCGACCAGCTCTCCGGCGGCCAGCAGCAGCGTGTCGCGATCGCCCGGGCACTGGTCGGCGAGCGACGTCTGGTGCTGGCCGACGAGCCGACCGGGGCGCTGGACTCGCAGACCGGTGAGGCCGTCCTGCGGCTGCTACGTCGCCGGGTCGACGCCGGGGCGGCCGGCGTGCTGGTCACCCACGAGGCGCGCCACGCCGCCTGGGCGGATCGGGTGGTGTTCCTGCGTGACGGCGTGGAGGTCGACTCGACCGCCCCGCTGGTCGGCATCGACGCGCTGCTCTCCGGCAGCGCCCGGTGA
- a CDS encoding FtsX-like permease family protein, with protein MTIRPQSQPVHEPPPERPRRTRLAEAVGSWRAALRIARREAMRARGRTALVLAMIVLPVLALSFIAVSADMANLTSAEEMDRRLGDADAELRMISQGPVTQDADGSGWTGSDDRVPEAVTVDAIARLLPTDSRILPVRRWVPLHVRDGSRVRDDVLATAADLTDPLAAGLVRIHQGRVPATADEIAVNRAARRTLGAGIGDVLTAGDGTQNWTVVGVIEMPEALEPKMFLHPDGVPSGPRSHDTVFLVDLPGPVTKDLFRHLNRNGVVVGARTSAPPTALDVAGPFSGSLGPEAIGTGLLAGGLGLLEVVLLVGPAFAVGVRRRRRELALVAVAGGDAAQLRRVVLADGVLLGCVGAAAGLALGVLSAFAARPLVEEFVFQHRFAGYRVWPAALGVIALVAVLAGVLAALAPAWTAARQDVVAGLAGRRGATTHRRRWLTLGVLLAVGGAVVAGFGAAMVSPVVILGGLVLGELGLVFATPTLVGLLARLGRFLPLAPRIAVRDASRNRSSAAPAISAVMASVAASVALGAFLASDDIRTDQQYRPLLPDRTVLVTADDPEGAGPPDEAAITGTAREHLGAGAIAPLATAGCRTTFEACLVSAVPPPAQICPWRPYPPITEADQQRARADQRCQGPAEDHLDGYLQVAVDDGAALPMLTGATPAEVAAATAVLRAGGAVVTDPRYLGDGRLHLQVEHGEPTRTKEAIVPGYAVRSDLRPPWLVLSPAAADRLDLAVRQTGWAIEADEPPGQRQRDRFVEAVESIGPVGTQFEVGKGFGGAEPLLLLLAGVSAVVTVGAAGIATGLAAAEGRADLSTLASVGAGPGVRKLLSLCQAGVIAVLGSLLGIVAGLCSALIILTFTNRRLTEGWPVEPPYPLVMPWLTLGVLVVVPLVAMAGAALLTRSRLPVERRLD; from the coding sequence GTGACCATCCGCCCCCAGTCGCAGCCGGTGCACGAACCTCCACCCGAACGGCCCCGCCGGACCCGGCTGGCCGAGGCGGTCGGCTCGTGGCGGGCCGCGTTGCGGATCGCCCGCCGCGAGGCGATGCGGGCCCGTGGTCGTACCGCCCTGGTGCTGGCGATGATCGTCCTGCCCGTGCTGGCGCTCTCCTTCATCGCGGTCAGCGCGGACATGGCCAACCTCACCTCCGCCGAAGAGATGGACCGGCGGCTCGGCGATGCCGACGCGGAGCTGCGCATGATCAGCCAGGGGCCGGTCACCCAGGACGCCGACGGCAGCGGTTGGACCGGGTCGGACGATCGGGTCCCCGAGGCGGTCACGGTGGACGCCATCGCCCGCCTGCTGCCGACGGACAGCCGGATCCTTCCGGTACGCCGTTGGGTGCCGCTGCACGTGCGGGACGGCAGCCGGGTCCGCGACGACGTGCTCGCCACCGCGGCCGACCTCACCGATCCGCTCGCCGCCGGCCTCGTGCGGATCCACCAGGGGCGGGTACCGGCCACGGCCGACGAGATCGCGGTGAATCGCGCCGCCCGACGCACTCTCGGTGCCGGGATCGGGGACGTCCTGACCGCCGGGGACGGTACGCAGAACTGGACCGTCGTCGGTGTGATCGAAATGCCGGAGGCGCTCGAACCGAAGATGTTCCTGCACCCCGACGGGGTGCCGTCGGGGCCGCGCAGCCACGACACCGTGTTCCTGGTCGACCTGCCCGGTCCGGTCACCAAGGACCTGTTCCGTCACCTCAACCGCAACGGGGTGGTGGTCGGCGCCCGCACCTCCGCGCCGCCGACGGCGCTGGACGTGGCCGGTCCGTTCTCGGGCAGCCTCGGTCCGGAGGCGATCGGCACCGGGTTGCTGGCCGGCGGACTCGGTCTGCTGGAGGTGGTGCTGCTGGTCGGCCCGGCCTTCGCGGTGGGGGTCCGACGTCGGAGGCGGGAACTGGCGCTGGTCGCGGTGGCCGGCGGCGACGCGGCCCAGCTACGCCGGGTGGTGCTCGCCGACGGCGTGCTGCTGGGGTGCGTCGGTGCCGCCGCCGGGTTGGCGCTCGGCGTGCTCTCCGCGTTCGCCGCCCGACCGCTGGTCGAGGAGTTCGTCTTCCAGCACCGCTTCGCCGGGTATCGCGTCTGGCCGGCGGCACTGGGCGTGATCGCACTGGTCGCGGTGCTCGCCGGGGTGCTGGCCGCGCTCGCACCGGCCTGGACCGCGGCCCGGCAGGACGTGGTCGCCGGGCTCGCCGGCCGGCGCGGCGCAACCACCCACCGGCGGCGCTGGCTGACCCTGGGTGTGCTGCTGGCCGTCGGCGGGGCGGTGGTGGCCGGGTTCGGCGCGGCGATGGTCAGCCCGGTGGTCATCCTCGGCGGACTGGTGCTGGGCGAACTCGGGCTGGTCTTCGCCACGCCGACGCTGGTCGGGCTGCTGGCCCGACTCGGCAGGTTCCTCCCGCTGGCGCCCCGGATCGCGGTGCGCGACGCCAGCCGCAACCGCTCCTCGGCCGCGCCGGCCATCTCCGCGGTGATGGCGTCGGTCGCCGCCAGTGTCGCCCTCGGCGCCTTCCTGGCCAGTGACGACATCCGCACCGACCAGCAGTACCGTCCGCTGCTGCCGGACCGGACGGTCCTGGTCACCGCCGACGATCCGGAGGGCGCCGGACCACCGGACGAGGCCGCGATCACCGGCACGGCCCGGGAACACCTCGGTGCCGGGGCGATCGCCCCGCTGGCCACGGCCGGTTGCCGAACGACCTTCGAGGCCTGCCTGGTGAGCGCGGTGCCGCCGCCCGCGCAGATCTGCCCGTGGCGCCCCTATCCCCCGATCACCGAGGCCGACCAGCAGCGGGCCCGTGCCGACCAGCGCTGCCAGGGGCCGGCCGAGGACCACCTCGACGGCTACCTCCAGGTGGCGGTCGACGACGGGGCGGCGCTGCCGATGCTCACCGGTGCCACACCGGCCGAGGTCGCCGCTGCCACGGCCGTCCTGCGCGCCGGTGGCGCGGTGGTGACCGACCCGCGTTACCTCGGCGACGGCCGGTTGCACCTCCAGGTCGAGCACGGTGAACCGACGAGGACGAAGGAGGCGATCGTGCCCGGGTACGCGGTGCGGAGCGACCTGCGCCCGCCCTGGCTGGTGCTCTCGCCCGCCGCGGCCGACCGCCTCGACCTCGCCGTCCGGCAGACCGGATGGGCGATCGAGGCCGACGAGCCGCCGGGGCAGCGGCAACGGGACCGGTTTGTCGAAGCGGTGGAGTCCATCGGCCCGGTCGGCACGCAGTTCGAGGTCGGGAAGGGCTTCGGCGGCGCCGAGCCGCTGCTGCTCCTGCTGGCCGGGGTCTCCGCGGTGGTGACCGTGGGGGCCGCCGGGATCGCCACCGGACTCGCCGCCGCCGAGGGGCGGGCCGATCTGTCCACCCTCGCGTCGGTCGGTGCCGGCCCCGGCGTCCGCAAGTTGTTGTCGCTCTGCCAGGCCGGGGTGATCGCGGTGCTCGGTTCGCTGCTGGGCATCGTCGCCGGGCTCTGCTCCGCGCTGATCATCCTGACCTTCACGAATCGACGGTTGACCGAAGGATGGCCGGTGGAGCCGCCGTACCCGCTGGTGATGCCCTGGCTCACCCTCGGCGTACTGGTGGTGGTGCCGCTGGTGGCGATGGCCGGGGCGGCGCTGTTGACCCGGTCCCGGCTGCCGGTCGAACGTCGACTGGACTGA
- the map gene encoding type I methionyl aminopeptidase, with the protein MTVRAPLTPGTLSPWRPVPAHIVRPEYVGKKSPRPWQGSHVQTPETIEKMRVAGRLAAQATQLAGEHCKPGVTTDEIDRVVHEFLIDHGAYPSTLGYRGFPKSCCTSLNEVICHGIPDSTVLVDGDIINVDVTAYIGGVHGDTDATFCVGEVDEGARLLVERTHEAMTRGIKAVAPGRQINVIGRVIESYAKRFGYGVVRDFTGHGIGEAFHSGLYVPHYDSPRPTDVMEPGMTFTIEPMITLGTHQYDMWEDGWTVVTKDRKWTAQFEHTVLVTEDGYEILTLP; encoded by the coding sequence ATGACCGTCCGTGCGCCGTTGACCCCAGGCACGCTCTCCCCGTGGCGGCCGGTGCCCGCCCATATCGTCCGGCCCGAGTACGTCGGCAAGAAGTCCCCTCGACCGTGGCAGGGGTCGCACGTGCAGACACCGGAGACGATCGAGAAGATGCGTGTCGCCGGGCGGCTCGCCGCTCAGGCCACCCAGCTCGCCGGTGAGCACTGCAAGCCCGGTGTGACCACCGACGAGATCGACCGGGTGGTGCACGAGTTCCTGATCGACCACGGCGCGTACCCGTCGACGCTGGGCTACCGGGGCTTCCCCAAGTCCTGCTGCACCAGCCTCAACGAGGTGATCTGCCACGGCATCCCCGACTCCACCGTGCTGGTCGACGGCGACATCATCAACGTCGACGTGACCGCGTACATCGGTGGGGTGCACGGCGACACCGACGCCACCTTCTGCGTCGGCGAGGTCGACGAGGGGGCCCGGCTGCTGGTCGAGCGGACCCACGAGGCGATGACGCGAGGCATCAAGGCCGTCGCGCCCGGCCGGCAGATCAACGTGATCGGCCGGGTCATCGAGTCGTACGCGAAGCGGTTCGGCTACGGCGTGGTCCGCGACTTCACCGGCCACGGCATCGGGGAGGCCTTCCACAGCGGCCTGTACGTGCCGCACTACGACAGCCCACGGCCCACCGACGTGATGGAGCCGGGCATGACGTTCACCATCGAGCCCATGATCACTCTCGGTACCCACCAGTACGACATGTGGGAGGACGGCTGGACGGTGGTCACCAAGGACCGCAAGTGGACCGCCCAGTTCGAGCACACGGTACTGGTGACCGAGGACGGGTACGAGATCCTGACGCTGCCGTGA
- a CDS encoding STAS domain-containing protein produces MDQGGTPAVFSASAEIDGDHLRVVVVGEVDMATADTMLQTALREPATRLTLDLRAVTFFDSAAIHAVVRLAGHYPDTLAVLPSRQVSRVLHIAGLGEQRWMRPV; encoded by the coding sequence GTGGATCAAGGGGGAACACCGGCCGTCTTCTCCGCCAGCGCGGAGATCGACGGTGATCACCTCCGCGTGGTGGTCGTCGGCGAGGTGGACATGGCGACCGCGGACACCATGCTGCAGACCGCGCTGCGCGAACCGGCCACCCGGCTGACCCTCGACCTGCGCGCGGTGACCTTCTTCGACTCGGCGGCGATCCACGCGGTGGTGCGGCTCGCCGGTCACTATCCGGACACCCTGGCGGTGCTGCCGTCCCGGCAGGTCAGCCGCGTCCTGCACATCGCGGGACTGGGCGAGCAGCGCTGGATGCGGCCCGTCTGA